A part of Rhopalosiphum maidis isolate BTI-1 chromosome 3, ASM367621v3, whole genome shotgun sequence genomic DNA contains:
- the LOC113557271 gene encoding uncharacterized protein LOC113557271, with protein MTNMELDIDEMPDNSHLKKYSSELATQDKMIIRIKKQEPDVDIEGKDSSTEQDEVVSYTCEFVQKVDETKSQLIELCDEPIETIRQDENFIYPAITNSDDEDTNDATWQPPSNILTPGDRLTRKHIKCLYPKVEKPLSKKKKCKNNKNNDEVAIKRLKKGRLPKCKQVLEDIDISKPDTDFAKEDITSIGESITKKSCDSQTPKVGRPRKGMATPKQRLGRIIKIHKMIK; from the exons ATGACAAATATGGAATTAGATATCGATGAAATGCCTGACAACTCTCATCTAAAAAAGTATTCTAGTGAATTAGCTACTCAAG ataaaatgatTATCAGAATAAAGAAGCAAGAACCAGATGTAGACATTGAAGGTAAAGATTCATCCACAGAGCAAGATGAAGTTGT atcaTACACTTGTGAATTTGTTCAAAAAGTTGATGAAACTAAATCACAGTTGATCGAATTATGTGATGAACCAATTGAAACTATTCGTCAAGATGAAAATTTta tatatccaGCTATAACAAACTCTGATGATGAAGATACCAATGATGCGACATGGCAGCCaccatctaatattttaactccTGGGGACCGCTTAACTCGCAAACATATTAAATGTCTGTATCCAAAAGTTGAAAAACCTTTATCaaagaaaaagaaatgtaaaaataacaagaatAATGATGAAGTAGCAATTAAACGTTTG AAAAAGGGTCGCTTACCAAAATGTAAACAAGTTTTAGAAGACATAGATATTTCAAAGCCAGATACTGATTTTGCTAAAGAAGACATAACAAGTATTGGTgaatcaattacaaaaaaaagttgtgATTCACAAACTCCTAAAG ttGGTAGACCAAGAAAAGGTATGGCTACACCAAAACAACGCCTTGgacgtattataaaaatacacaaaatgataaaataa
- the LOC113558745 gene encoding caprin-2-like, whose protein sequence is MTSNDDLMQKTMLIIEHKIRNLEKRKLKLEGYLQQQQEGVQLSDDQLLAASKFSEVVSTLDFARNLKDQLNTLLITAKQIRNSTNGEKLPTKVDSKIKQVLNFQNILESIKDDSVKQDLLAGNNGAVQLTDDELSKLSHFSKMVSPKRRVEEGKPLFEDQLKTVSKHYMKLIDSKPNIVAGTSYAHLKECLLKIEKSGYLNNIVKLKHLDKEVNTTNEDNSLESNIFQNVHQPTVSISNDSPDNIPISSIPNVEFTPNKIETIYFTNNNIGGNTVEQNLQKSKNTTDSVFNTSFDFLQDSQLEEDIISVGLNSIPTQTFSSSIYGSHGPTDDAILKILSSPPQHQQLETKQNHLENVVNVNISNSNSWTGKPEVNWQNRTESGDSNNLPRENWSMAQMINNSTNNDWLTKNNWVQMAEVDKQNHAPAQPTQPLPKNSSSNFGLVTNGYTENLDELLQKSVVFNKQESYPVTTSSNNSTYYQTNYGQQLLEHNIGHYTNSNGSNPRSHSNDYNKRSTSMKPKASYTGEGGPSRGYQQGNSYVYNNRSYKSNTNTNTSNEYSRISRQT, encoded by the exons ATGACTTCCAACGACGATCTGATGCAAAAGACGATGTTAATCATCGAACACAAAATCAGAAACCTGGAAAAACGCAAG CTTAAATTAGAAGGATACCTCCAACAACAACAAGAAGGAGTGCAATTGAGTGATGATCAGTTACTAGCTGCATCAAAATTTAGTGAAGTAGTTAGTACTTTGGATTTTGCAAGAAATTTGAAAGACCAGTTAAATACCCTTTTAATAACAGCAAAACAAATCAGAAACAGTACAAATGGTGAAAAGCTTCCTACTAAAGTTGATAGTAAAATCAagcaagttttaaattttcag aatatacTGGAAAGTATTAAAGATGACTCTGTGAAACAAGATTTATTAGCTGGTAATAATGGTGCCGTACAATTGACTGATGATGAGCTCTCAAAATTAtcacatttttctaaaatggtTTCTCCAAAACGGAGAGTAGAAGAAggaaaaccactttttgag gaTCAACTTAAGACTGTTTCCAAACACTACATGAAGCTTATAGATAGTAAACCTAATATTGTAGCTGGTACAAGTTATGCACATTTAAAAGaatgtttgttaaaaattgaaaaaagtgGCTATCTGAACAATATAGTAAAACTAAAACATCTTGACAAAGAa gttaataCAACTAATGAAGATAATAGTTTAGAATCCaacatatttcaaaatgttcacCAACCAACAGTTTCCATTAGTAATGATTCACCAGATAACATACCaa tttCTAGTATTCCTAACGTAGAGTTCACGCCAAATAAAAtcgaaacaatttattttacaaataacaatattggtGGAAATACTGTTGAACAAAACctacaaaaaagtaaaaataccaCAGATTCAGTATTCAATACTTCATTTGACTTTttacaa GATTCTCAGCTTGAAGAAGATATTATAAGTGTTGGCCTAAATTCTATACCAACTCAAACATTTTCATCTTCTATTTACGGTAGTCATGGACCAACAGATGAtgccattttaaaaatactctcTTCTCCTCCACAACATCAACAATTG gaaacaaaacaaaatcatttagaaaatgttgtgaatgtaaatatttctaacTCTAATTCCTGGACAGGAAAACCTGAAGTAAACTGGCAAAATAGAACTGAATCGGgagatagtaataatttaccaaGAGAAAACTGGTCAATGGctcaaatgattaataatagcaCAAATAATGATTGGCTCACAAAGAATAATTGGGTTCAAATGGCTGAAGTAGATAAACAAAACCATGCACCAGCACAACCAACTCAACCATTGCCCAAAAATTCCTCATCTAATTTCGGTTTAGTTACTAAtg GATATACAGAAAATCTCGATGAGTTATTGCAAAAATCAGTGGTTTTCAATAAACAAGAGTCATACCCTGTTACTACTTCCTCTAATAATTCAACATATTATCAAACTAATTATGGGCAGCAATTgcttgaacataatattgggCATTATACTAATTCTAATGGTAGTAATCCTAGGAGCCActcaaatgattataataaaagatctACTTCCATGAAACCTAAAGCTTCATATACAGGAGAAG GAGGACCATCTCGAGGTTATCAACAAGGCAACTCATATGTTTACAATAATCGCTCGTACAAGTCCAATACCAATACCAACACATCTAATGAGTATTCTAGAATCTCACGGCAAACTTGA